The Solibacillus daqui genome has a segment encoding these proteins:
- a CDS encoding 2,3-butanediol dehydrogenase gives MKAARWYKAKDIRVEQIEEPQVTAGRVKIQVAWTGICGSDLHEYIAGPIFVPVDAPHAVSKEVAPVVMGHEFSGTVVEIGEGVTSVSVGDQVVVEPILACGKCPACLKGKYNICKHLGFHGLSGGGGGFSEFTVVDERWVHKMPEGLSLEQGALVEPAAVALHSVRMSKLKAGDKAVVFGVGPIGLLVIEALKVAGAAEIYAVELSKERGAKALELGATAVINPAEEADVVAKIHELTNGGADVAYEVTGVPVVLKQAIDSTSFEGETIIVSIWEKEASIQPNNIVLSERSVKGIIAYRDIFPAVMHLMTQGYFPADKLVTKRITLNEVVTEGFETLVNDKDQIKILVASK, from the coding sequence ATGAAAGCAGCACGTTGGTATAAAGCAAAAGATATTCGCGTTGAACAAATTGAAGAACCTCAAGTAACAGCAGGTCGCGTAAAAATTCAAGTTGCATGGACAGGAATTTGCGGTAGTGACCTTCATGAATATATAGCAGGTCCAATTTTCGTTCCAGTTGACGCACCACATGCCGTAAGTAAAGAAGTTGCACCAGTTGTAATGGGTCATGAATTTTCTGGTACAGTCGTTGAAATTGGCGAAGGTGTAACAAGTGTCAGTGTCGGCGATCAAGTTGTCGTAGAACCGATTTTAGCATGTGGTAAATGTCCTGCATGTTTAAAAGGGAAATATAATATTTGTAAACATTTAGGCTTCCATGGATTATCAGGTGGTGGCGGTGGTTTCTCTGAATTCACAGTTGTTGATGAACGTTGGGTACACAAAATGCCTGAAGGATTATCATTAGAGCAAGGTGCTTTAGTTGAACCTGCAGCAGTAGCTCTACACTCCGTTCGTATGAGTAAATTAAAAGCTGGTGACAAAGCCGTTGTTTTCGGTGTAGGTCCAATCGGTTTATTAGTGATTGAAGCATTAAAAGTAGCAGGTGCTGCTGAAATTTATGCCGTGGAATTATCGAAAGAGCGCGGTGCAAAAGCATTAGAACTAGGCGCAACTGCAGTAATAAATCCTGCAGAAGAAGCGGATGTAGTGGCAAAAATTCATGAATTAACAAATGGTGGTGCAGATGTTGCCTATGAAGTAACAGGCGTTCCAGTTGTCTTAAAACAAGCAATCGATTCTACTTCGTTTGAGGGAGAAACAATTATTGTTTCAATATGGGAAAAAGAAGCATCCATTCAACCAAACAATATTGTATTATCAGAGCGTAGCGTAAAAGGAATTATTGCATATCGTGATATTTTCCCTGCAGTTATGCACTTAATGACGCAAGGCTACTTCCCTGCGGATAAATTAGTTACAAAACGCATCACACTTAATGAAGTTGTTACAGAAGGCTTTGAAACATTAGTAAACGACAAAGATCAAATTAAAATTTTAGTTGCTTCGAAATAA
- a CDS encoding RNA polymerase sigma factor: protein MNFEQIYRLYFQDVYHFMLALCRNETLAEEITQQTFFKALQNIDQYKGNCQMKVWLCQIAKNTYFTHAEKQKRYVKEQADREDDLKIEQQILKKEQAFYLHQLVHQLDEPYKEVFSLRVFGELSFLQISQLFEKTESWARVTFYRAKKKIQQMAKEEQ from the coding sequence ATGAATTTTGAACAAATCTATCGTCTTTATTTTCAAGACGTCTACCATTTTATGCTCGCATTGTGTCGCAATGAGACACTTGCAGAGGAAATTACACAACAAACCTTTTTTAAGGCTCTACAAAATATTGATCAATATAAAGGGAATTGCCAAATGAAGGTATGGCTCTGCCAAATTGCAAAAAATACTTATTTTACACATGCAGAAAAGCAAAAGCGTTATGTAAAAGAACAAGCGGACCGAGAAGATGATTTAAAAATCGAACAACAGATATTAAAAAAAGAACAAGCCTTCTACCTTCATCAATTAGTCCATCAATTAGATGAACCTTATAAAGAGGTGTTTTCGCTTCGAGTATTTGGAGAGCTTTCATTTTTACAAATTAGCCAGCTCTTTGAAAAAACGGAAAGCTGGGCAAGGGTTACATTCTATCGAGCAAAAAAGAAAATACAGCAAATGGCTAAGGAGGAACAGTGA
- a CDS encoding DUF4179 domain-containing protein, with the protein MSIFNDLNDVKLDIEEYEQIPLSAVEQKRIIQRTQKRLKSKKALFFKRKKHFVSAIASICAISFITLNIAFPTFAEKLPTFTNIFEFFTDNERNIFEDYSEHTTYIGQTQESNGISITVTDAVYDKENITIAYTIKSEQDLGERPVLLEDIIVDEFVDQYKHSGYSKNYLVKKIDEHEYAVLYVYELITGSKPETINISWQGDNVTNLNNGNQLVSGHWNFEFSLQALENSVTSFKSPKIKSSDTGVEITLVKITQSPISTTIKLAEKVDERIVSQEQEELRTVSIEYLVSDDLGNEYNIIHYRNTGHSTDFNINHISTPRITMNIPNNNASYITITPIVTAYKVVNSDGLLEQVIEPYKIEPIHVPLNK; encoded by the coding sequence ATGTCTATTTTTAATGATTTGAATGATGTTAAATTAGATATAGAGGAGTACGAACAAATTCCCCTTTCAGCTGTTGAACAAAAGCGAATTATTCAGCGTACACAAAAAAGGCTAAAGTCAAAAAAAGCCTTATTCTTTAAAAGAAAAAAACATTTTGTTTCAGCTATTGCTAGTATTTGTGCCATTTCATTCATTACTTTAAATATTGCATTTCCAACCTTTGCAGAAAAACTACCTACTTTCACAAATATTTTTGAGTTTTTCACTGATAATGAACGCAATATTTTTGAAGATTACAGCGAGCATACAACCTATATCGGACAAACTCAAGAAAGTAACGGCATTAGTATTACAGTTACAGATGCAGTTTATGATAAAGAAAATATTACAATTGCCTATACTATTAAGAGTGAGCAGGATTTAGGCGAACGTCCTGTATTATTAGAAGATATCATTGTTGACGAATTTGTGGATCAATATAAGCATTCTGGTTATTCCAAAAATTATCTTGTAAAAAAAATTGATGAACATGAATATGCCGTACTATACGTTTATGAATTAATTACAGGTTCAAAGCCTGAAACAATTAACATTTCCTGGCAAGGCGATAATGTAACGAATTTAAATAATGGAAACCAATTAGTATCAGGACATTGGAATTTCGAATTTTCCTTACAAGCACTTGAAAATAGCGTTACGAGTTTTAAATCTCCTAAGATAAAGTCGTCCGATACAGGTGTTGAAATAACGCTAGTTAAAATAACACAATCACCAATTTCAACAACGATTAAACTCGCCGAAAAAGTTGATGAACGCATCGTCTCTCAAGAACAAGAGGAGCTAAGAACCGTATCAATAGAATATTTAGTATCAGATGATTTGGGAAATGAATATAACATTATTCATTATCGTAATACAGGGCATAGTACAGATTTCAACATAAATCATATTAGCACTCCACGAATTACAATGAATATACCGAATAACAATGCATCTTATATTACTATTACACCTATAGTAACTGCTTATAAGGTAGTAAATAGTGATGGTCTTCTTGAGCAGGTAATCGAACCATATAAAATTGAACCAATTCACGTACCTCTAAATAAATAA
- a CDS encoding fumarate hydratase — protein sequence MAYLETLEKSLYSLVTETSTNLPKDVRRAIKAAKEAENAGTRAAMTLDTITTNIVMAEDNVSPICQDTGLPTFKVYTPVGVNQIEIKKAIQTAIAAATGDAKLRPNSVDSLTGKNSGTNIGAGLPVVKFEQWENDYITVKLILKGGGCENKNIQYSLPTELEGLGRAGRDLDGIRKCILHSVWQAQGQGCSAGFIGVGIGGDRSSGYDLAKEQLFRHVEDVNPIEDLAKLEDYIVETSNTFGVGTMGFGGEATLLGCKIGVMDRLPASFFVSVAYNCWAYRRMAIDIDPATGEITNWHYQEGEKITFKDEEKSEANASNKVVELVAPISEEQIRSLNVGDVVKISGRMYTGRDAIHHHLIGEGVEAPVDLDGQIIYHCGPVMAKDEADNWVVKAAGPTTSIREEPYQGDIMKKFGIRAVMGKGGMGPKTLKALGEHGGVYLNAIGGAAQYYADCIKSVDGVDLIEFGIPEAMWHLSVQDFTAVVTMDSHGNSLHADVEKSSLDKLAMHGERVF from the coding sequence ATGGCATACTTAGAAACTTTAGAAAAAAGTCTTTATTCTTTAGTAACTGAAACATCTACTAACTTACCAAAAGACGTTCGTCGCGCGATTAAAGCTGCCAAAGAAGCTGAAAACGCTGGTACTCGTGCAGCAATGACATTAGACACGATTACAACAAATATCGTAATGGCTGAAGACAATGTATCTCCAATCTGTCAAGATACTGGTCTACCAACATTTAAAGTATATACTCCGGTTGGCGTAAACCAAATTGAAATTAAAAAAGCAATCCAAACTGCAATCGCTGCAGCAACTGGCGATGCAAAATTACGTCCAAACTCAGTTGACTCTTTAACTGGGAAAAACTCAGGTACAAACATTGGGGCTGGTCTTCCAGTTGTGAAGTTTGAACAATGGGAAAACGACTACATCACAGTGAAGTTAATCTTAAAAGGTGGCGGCTGTGAAAACAAAAATATTCAATACTCTTTACCTACAGAATTAGAAGGCTTAGGCCGCGCTGGTCGTGACTTAGACGGTATCCGTAAATGTATTTTACACTCTGTATGGCAAGCACAAGGTCAAGGCTGTTCAGCTGGTTTCATCGGTGTTGGTATCGGTGGTGACCGCTCTTCTGGTTACGATCTTGCAAAAGAGCAATTATTCCGTCACGTTGAAGACGTAAATCCAATCGAAGACTTAGCTAAATTAGAAGACTATATCGTAGAAACTTCTAACACATTTGGCGTTGGTACAATGGGCTTCGGTGGTGAAGCAACATTACTAGGCTGTAAAATTGGCGTAATGGACCGCTTACCAGCATCATTCTTCGTATCAGTAGCGTACAACTGTTGGGCTTACCGTCGTATGGCAATTGATATCGATCCAGCTACTGGAGAAATTACAAACTGGCACTACCAAGAAGGCGAAAAAATCACGTTCAAAGACGAAGAAAAATCAGAAGCTAATGCTAGCAACAAAGTTGTTGAATTAGTTGCTCCAATTTCTGAAGAGCAAATTCGTTCATTAAACGTTGGTGACGTTGTTAAAATCTCTGGTCGTATGTACACTGGCCGTGACGCAATTCACCACCACTTAATCGGTGAAGGCGTTGAAGCTCCAGTAGACTTAGACGGTCAAATCATCTACCACTGTGGTCCAGTAATGGCGAAAGATGAAGCTGACAACTGGGTTGTGAAAGCAGCCGGTCCTACAACTTCTATTCGTGAGGAGCCATACCAAGGCGACATCATGAAAAAATTCGGTATCCGAGCTGTTATGGGTAAAGGCGGCATGGGTCCAAAAACATTAAAAGCTCTTGGCGAACACGGCGGCGTTTACTTAAACGCAATCGGTGGTGCTGCACAGTACTACGCAGACTGCATCAAATCAGTTGATGGCGTTGACTTAATTGAATTCGGTATTCCTGAAGCAATGTGGCACTTATCAGTTCAAGACTTTACAGCAGTAGTAACAATGGACTCTCATGGGAACTCTTTACACGCTGATGTAGAAAAATCTTCATTAGACAAATTAGCAATGCACGGTGAGCGTGTATTCTAA
- a CDS encoding SE1561 family protein, which produces MNPITNKEQQVTYLKERLEIFLEVLDAIDPETTELEDIDRLIQMMDDLEQKMEQFQSRED; this is translated from the coding sequence ATGAATCCAATTACAAACAAAGAGCAGCAAGTAACGTATTTAAAAGAACGTTTAGAAATCTTCCTTGAGGTGTTAGATGCTATCGATCCGGAAACAACAGAATTAGAAGATATCGATCGCTTAATTCAAATGATGGACGATTTAGAACAAAAGATGGAACAATTTCAATCACGCGAAGACTAA
- the rlmD gene encoding 23S rRNA (uracil(1939)-C(5))-methyltransferase RlmD yields MEVGQKFPLTIKRLGINGEGVGFYKRNVVFVKGAIPGEEVTVKLTKVSPKFAEAEILNIRKASEFRQEAPCSVYADCGGCQLQHMTYEAQLANKRDIVVQAFEKYAKEIAETTEIRPTLGMENPWNYRNKSQFQVRKEGKRVYAGLFSEGSHQLLNINDCLVQHPLTSKITVAVRKILQKLNITIYDGKTLNGLVRTIVVRTGLKSGETQVCLVTTRNELPHKEELIERIKKIDPSIVSITQNINREKTSLIFGEETIVLDGHEAILEKLGEYAFELSTRAFFQLNPGQTVHLYDEIKKAAALTGKENVVDAYCGVGTIGMWLADGAREVRGMDNVDEAIADAKMNARNNANLQHVRFFPGSADKWLFRWAREGYRPDVISVDPPRTGLEPGFIKTVLKIKPKRVVYTSCNPSTLARDLKELSKAYHVEYIQPVDMFPQTAQVECVVKLTLKK; encoded by the coding sequence ATGGAAGTCGGGCAAAAGTTCCCGTTAACGATAAAACGCCTTGGCATTAATGGTGAAGGTGTTGGATTTTATAAACGTAACGTCGTATTCGTAAAAGGTGCGATTCCTGGAGAAGAAGTAACAGTCAAATTAACAAAAGTATCACCTAAATTCGCAGAGGCTGAAATTTTAAACATTCGTAAAGCTAGTGAATTTCGTCAAGAAGCACCATGCTCAGTGTATGCAGATTGCGGTGGCTGTCAATTACAGCATATGACATATGAAGCACAGCTTGCCAATAAACGCGATATCGTCGTACAAGCATTTGAAAAGTACGCAAAAGAAATCGCAGAAACAACGGAAATTCGTCCAACACTTGGTATGGAAAATCCTTGGAACTACCGTAACAAATCACAATTCCAAGTACGAAAAGAAGGCAAACGTGTTTATGCTGGTCTGTTTTCAGAGGGCTCACATCAGCTACTAAACATCAATGATTGCTTAGTTCAGCATCCGTTAACGTCAAAAATTACGGTCGCTGTACGTAAAATTTTACAAAAGTTAAATATTACAATTTATGATGGCAAAACTTTAAACGGATTAGTACGTACAATTGTTGTTCGTACTGGCTTGAAGTCTGGCGAAACACAAGTATGTTTAGTCACTACACGTAACGAATTACCGCATAAAGAAGAATTAATCGAGCGCATTAAAAAGATTGATCCATCGATCGTTTCAATTACACAAAATATCAATCGCGAAAAAACATCATTAATTTTCGGTGAGGAAACAATTGTATTAGATGGGCATGAAGCGATACTTGAAAAACTAGGTGAGTATGCATTTGAATTATCAACACGTGCGTTCTTCCAGCTTAACCCGGGGCAAACAGTTCACTTGTATGATGAAATCAAAAAAGCTGCCGCGCTTACTGGGAAAGAAAATGTTGTCGATGCCTATTGTGGCGTTGGGACAATTGGTATGTGGCTTGCTGATGGTGCTCGTGAAGTGCGCGGCATGGATAATGTCGACGAAGCCATTGCTGATGCAAAAATGAATGCCCGAAATAATGCAAACTTACAACACGTACGCTTTTTCCCGGGTTCAGCTGACAAATGGTTATTCCGCTGGGCACGTGAAGGTTACCGACCAGACGTTATTTCAGTCGACCCTCCACGCACAGGTTTAGAGCCGGGCTTTATTAAAACCGTATTAAAAATTAAACCAAAGCGCGTTGTTTATACATCTTGCAACCCTTCTACATTGGCACGTGATTTAAAAGAGCTTTCAAAAGCCTATCATGTAGAATATATCCAGCCAGTGGATATGTTCCCACAAACAGCTCAAGTTGAATGTGTTGTGAAATTGACGTTAAAGAAATAA
- a CDS encoding MFS transporter, with protein MSYERRRFIILVIIVSISGFSQGMLLPLISVIFEGDGVSSIINGLNATGLYIGTLLISPFIEQPLRKYGYKPIIILGGALVFVSLFLFPLWKSVLFWFALRMLIGIGDHALHFSTQTWITSSTPTHKLGRSMSIYGISFGLGFAVGPLFVPLVEISETLPFIISSILCLVAWSLVFFVKNEKPEALTGDANQTGFTRYKLAIKYGWVAFLPPFVYGFLESSLNALFPVYALRKEFDLAFVSIMLAGFSVGAILMQFPLGALGDKVGRRKVIISGLLLGAGIFLVGNFVEYSQMLVAVSFFVGGMSVGSMFSLGITYMADLTPKELLPTGNLLCGIFFSLGSLSGPFLGGLYLELFPNEGFLLLVATILFLVALVVMKFGKTSKVVI; from the coding sequence ATGAGTTACGAACGACGTAGATTTATCATTTTGGTCATTATTGTATCCATTTCAGGATTTTCACAAGGGATGCTGTTGCCACTAATTTCCGTTATTTTTGAAGGGGACGGGGTTTCTTCAATAATAAATGGTCTAAATGCAACGGGTTTATACATAGGTACATTATTAATTTCACCATTTATCGAGCAACCGCTGCGTAAATATGGATATAAGCCAATCATTATTTTAGGTGGGGCACTCGTATTTGTTTCATTATTTTTATTTCCGTTGTGGAAAAGTGTGCTGTTTTGGTTTGCGTTACGTATGCTTATTGGCATTGGGGATCATGCACTTCATTTTTCAACGCAAACGTGGATTACGTCATCTACACCTACACATAAACTAGGAAGAAGCATGTCGATTTACGGTATTTCCTTTGGGTTAGGTTTTGCGGTTGGTCCATTATTTGTGCCACTTGTTGAAATATCAGAGACGTTGCCGTTTATCATATCATCTATTTTATGCTTAGTAGCATGGTCACTCGTGTTCTTCGTGAAAAACGAAAAGCCAGAAGCGTTAACTGGAGATGCTAATCAAACAGGATTTACACGATATAAATTAGCAATAAAATATGGTTGGGTCGCATTTTTACCGCCATTTGTCTATGGTTTTTTAGAATCGTCATTAAATGCACTGTTCCCGGTCTATGCTTTACGTAAAGAATTTGATTTAGCATTTGTTTCGATTATGCTTGCTGGTTTTTCTGTTGGAGCCATTTTAATGCAGTTTCCACTTGGAGCGCTTGGCGATAAAGTGGGGCGTCGTAAAGTCATTATTTCAGGATTGTTACTAGGGGCAGGTATATTCTTGGTTGGTAACTTTGTTGAATATTCGCAAATGCTTGTCGCAGTTAGTTTTTTTGTAGGAGGGATGAGCGTCGGTTCTATGTTCTCGTTAGGCATTACCTATATGGCTGATTTAACACCGAAAGAGCTTTTACCTACAGGAAATTTACTGTGTGGAATTTTCTTTAGTTTAGGTAGCTTAAGTGGACCGTTTTTAGGAGGTTTATATTTAGAGTTATTCCCGAATGAAGGTTTTTTACTATTAGTAGCTACGATTTTGTTCCTAGTCGCCCTTGTAGTCATGAAATTTGGGAAAACAAGCAAAGTAGTCATTTAA
- a CDS encoding sigma-70 family RNA polymerase sigma factor — MKISDENVVRQIQLKNEEALDYLVITYGGLLNGIIRKYLISHNQDIEECFADVLVSIWFNINSFDPSKNEFKQWIAAIAKYRAIDYFRKLNHVKKHISTTEINDRLLNEPISIHNSDLAILLNELNDTEKAIFNKYYVEGIPTEEIANELQVKPSWIHNKLSRGRKKLKNILLKGEV; from the coding sequence TTGAAGATATCAGATGAAAACGTTGTACGACAAATACAGCTTAAAAACGAAGAAGCACTTGATTATCTCGTGATAACTTATGGTGGCTTACTCAACGGAATTATTCGGAAGTATCTTATTAGTCATAATCAAGACATTGAGGAATGTTTTGCAGATGTGCTAGTTTCTATATGGTTTAACATCAATTCATTTGATCCATCTAAAAATGAGTTTAAACAATGGATAGCTGCAATCGCAAAATACCGCGCAATTGATTATTTCCGAAAGCTCAACCATGTAAAGAAACATATTAGTACTACTGAAATAAATGACCGTCTTCTAAATGAACCTATTAGTATTCACAACTCAGATTTAGCCATTTTGCTAAACGAATTGAACGATACTGAAAAAGCAATATTTAACAAATATTATGTAGAAGGAATCCCTACCGAAGAAATCGCAAATGAATTACAAGTAAAACCTTCATGGATACACAATAAATTATCTAGAGGAAGAAAAAAATTAAAAAACATTTTATTAAAAGGTGAGGTGTAA
- a CDS encoding L-cystine transporter: protein MNLFVLLNVAVLLIVIAFLYFLKTKHVKFSNRVFIALGLGVLLGVGLQFAYGIESETLTETIPWYNIVGSGYVKLLQMISMPLVFISILAAFTKVTIGKNFGKSAAIILSVLIGTTAVAASIGIASTVIFDLDANQIMHGDAEVARGEAMVEKSAEVTTLPDQILSMFPANPFSDLTGARATSTIGVVIFAAFLGFSYLTLVRKEQETADNVKKGIDALYGLIMGVVRIILRLTPYGVAAIMARTVATSDLGAIMDLGKFVLASYVALITMFIIHLIIVALTGLSPLQYVKKSAETLLFAFTSRSSAGALPLNIQTQTKRFGVPDGIANFAGSFGLSIGQNGCAGVYPAMLAVMIAPTVGIDPLTPGFITTLILIVAISSFGVAGVGGGATFAAIIVLSAMDLPIALAGILISVEPLIDMGRTALNVSGSMVSGIVSSRATNELDTTIYNESADKAPLVQ, encoded by the coding sequence TTGAATTTATTCGTTTTACTTAATGTTGCAGTGTTACTCATTGTCATTGCATTTTTATATTTCCTTAAAACCAAGCATGTTAAATTTTCAAATCGTGTATTTATCGCTTTAGGTTTAGGGGTTTTACTTGGTGTAGGCTTACAATTTGCTTACGGAATTGAATCGGAGACACTAACAGAAACAATACCTTGGTACAATATTGTTGGTTCTGGTTATGTGAAATTACTACAAATGATTTCAATGCCTTTAGTTTTTATTTCGATTTTAGCGGCATTTACGAAAGTAACAATTGGGAAAAACTTTGGTAAATCAGCAGCAATTATTTTATCTGTATTAATCGGTACAACAGCAGTGGCAGCCAGTATTGGTATCGCTTCAACAGTGATCTTTGATTTAGATGCAAACCAAATAATGCATGGGGATGCAGAAGTAGCTCGTGGTGAAGCGATGGTAGAAAAATCTGCGGAAGTAACAACATTACCAGATCAAATTTTATCAATGTTCCCAGCAAACCCATTCTCTGATTTAACTGGTGCGCGTGCGACATCAACAATCGGTGTTGTAATTTTCGCAGCGTTCCTAGGATTTAGTTATTTAACACTTGTTCGTAAAGAGCAAGAAACGGCTGATAACGTGAAAAAAGGAATCGACGCACTATACGGTTTAATTATGGGTGTTGTTCGAATTATTTTACGTTTAACTCCTTACGGGGTAGCAGCCATTATGGCACGTACAGTTGCAACAAGTGACTTAGGTGCAATTATGGACTTAGGGAAGTTCGTATTAGCTTCATATGTAGCGTTAATTACAATGTTCATTATTCACTTAATTATTGTCGCATTAACGGGTTTAAGTCCTTTACAGTATGTAAAAAAATCTGCAGAAACATTATTATTTGCTTTCACTTCTCGTTCAAGTGCAGGTGCGTTACCGCTTAACATTCAAACGCAAACAAAACGGTTTGGTGTTCCGGATGGTATTGCAAACTTTGCAGGTTCATTCGGTTTATCAATCGGACAAAACGGCTGTGCTGGAGTATATCCTGCAATGTTAGCGGTGATGATTGCACCAACAGTTGGGATTGATCCGTTAACACCGGGCTTTATCACGACATTAATATTAATCGTTGCCATTAGCTCATTTGGTGTAGCAGGTGTTGGTGGTGGTGCGACATTTGCGGCAATAATCGTCTTATCAGCAATGGATTTACCAATCGCATTAGCAGGTATTTTAATTTCGGTTGAACCATTAATCGATATGGGGCGTACAGCGCTTAACGTTAGTGGTTCAATGGTTTCTGGTATCGTATCAAGCCGTGCAACAAACGAGTTAGATACAACGATTTATAATGAATCGGCTGATAAAGCGCCATTAGTTCAATAA
- a CDS encoding VOC family protein has protein sequence MGRMIHFEIHVDDMERAKNFYKNVFDWQFEDYSEYAGMPYFGAITGDDQYPGINGALMQRQSPSPAPGQSVNSAVCTMGIANYDETEAKILENGGQVAVKKYALPGMAWQGYYLDTEGNILGIHQPDQEAK, from the coding sequence ATGGGAAGAATGATTCATTTTGAAATTCATGTTGATGATATGGAAAGAGCAAAGAATTTCTATAAAAACGTATTTGATTGGCAATTCGAAGATTATAGTGAATATGCTGGTATGCCTTATTTTGGTGCTATTACTGGTGATGATCAATATCCTGGAATTAACGGTGCACTTATGCAACGTCAATCACCTTCACCTGCTCCCGGTCAAAGTGTAAACTCTGCGGTATGCACGATGGGGATTGCCAATTATGATGAAACAGAAGCTAAAATTTTAGAAAATGGTGGACAAGTTGCGGTAAAAAAATACGCCTTACCCGGTATGGCTTGGCAAGGCTATTACTTAGATACCGAAGGCAATATTTTGGGCATCCACCAACCTGACCAAGAAGCAAAATAA
- a CDS encoding carboxypeptidase translates to MKNFLFVAITFAISFFGISWLGGVIFPSNDETSASSLQAAVTFGGVNYLNVFMYIILACILTTIVFFTVKSRRSH, encoded by the coding sequence ATGAAAAACTTTCTTTTTGTAGCAATCACTTTTGCTATTTCTTTTTTCGGCATTTCATGGCTTGGTGGTGTCATTTTTCCAAGCAACGATGAAACTTCTGCAAGCTCTTTACAAGCAGCTGTTACATTTGGCGGAGTTAATTACTTAAATGTCTTTATGTACATAATTTTAGCGTGTATTCTAACTACAATTGTCTTTTTTACAGTAAAAAGCAGACGTTCTCATTAA
- a CDS encoding zf-HC2 domain-containing protein has product MTKITCDIVQDVLPLYYDEVCSQDTKKLVEAHLQSCKECQIELKNLSTIVPVQQSETKQNAQDKKMMMSLADSWKGFRKKAFLKGVGITALVALLLYGGYFGLYEWDIKPVKQDNIVITEIAQLADGRIAFHVDYLDDIDIYRVKYELHEDGNFYMIPLRTIIGKSSLPHFVVGEGYQDFNLPSRQIDRDGKIKALYYGSPENAQLIWKEGMELPKASEELKKQLKIN; this is encoded by the coding sequence ATGACTAAAATTACATGTGATATTGTCCAAGATGTATTGCCACTTTACTATGATGAAGTGTGCAGTCAGGATACGAAAAAGCTAGTGGAGGCGCATCTTCAAAGTTGTAAAGAGTGCCAAATAGAATTGAAAAATCTATCGACAATCGTTCCGGTGCAGCAATCGGAAACAAAGCAAAATGCACAGGATAAAAAAATGATGATGTCTTTGGCTGATTCGTGGAAGGGTTTTCGGAAAAAGGCCTTTTTAAAAGGGGTTGGAATTACTGCACTTGTGGCGTTACTTTTATATGGAGGCTATTTCGGATTATACGAGTGGGATATTAAGCCAGTTAAACAAGATAATATAGTAATTACAGAGATTGCACAGCTCGCAGATGGTCGCATTGCATTTCATGTTGACTATCTTGATGATATCGATATTTATCGTGTGAAATATGAGCTTCATGAGGATGGAAACTTTTATATGATTCCATTACGAACAATTATCGGCAAAAGCTCGTTACCTCATTTTGTCGTAGGTGAAGGTTATCAGGATTTTAATTTGCCTAGTCGACAGATAGACCGCGACGGGAAAATTAAGGCACTCTATTATGGCTCTCCTGAAAACGCACAGTTGATATGGAAAGAGGGAATGGAATTGCCAAAAGCAAGTGAAGAACTAAAAAAGCAATTAAAAATAAACTGA